CCAGATGGATGGCCGCCCCTGCTCCGGCAGGACAGAATCCGGCTTACAGGCCGACTCATTCGCGCCCCGGCCCAGCGCCGGGGCGCGCCTCACTCGATGCCCAGGCGCTTGGCCACCTCGAGGCCGCCCATGTCCCGGATCACCTTGGGATCGCCGACCACGATCAGCTCGTCCGTGGCGCGCGACATCCCCACATACAGCCGCTCCCGGGAGCGCTCCTGGACGCTCGACTCGTTGACGCACAGCACGACGGCACGCCGCTCGAGGCCCTTGCACCCCAGCACGTGCCCGTAGAAGACGTCGTCGTCGTCGAAGAACGTCTCCCAGTAGCCGCTCTGGTCGTGGAAATCGGTGCGCTCCACCTGGATGGGGTGGCGCCTTCCGGTGGTCAGCAGGCAGACGTTGCCCGCCTTCCACCCCTCGTCGAGGAGCGCGTCGATCGCGTCGTCGGCGACCGCCAGCGCGTCGCCCGCCTCGGCGGGCAGGAAGCGCACGCCCGGACCCTCGCCACCGCGGGCGTACATGCGCGAGGGGGCCAGGGGACCGAAGGTCTCGTGGATCTGGCGCGTGTTGCGCAGGTTGTGGTCGAGCACGAGGGGGACCAGGTGCACCGGCGGGCGGCCGAAGCGGGCGAAGATCCGCTGGTTCTCGTCGGAGTACACGAAGAGGCCGCTCTCGTTCTCGTCGCGCAGGGACTTCAGGACGGGCTGCCACCAGTCGTCGGCGAAGTCCTGGGCCTCGTCGACGATGACGGCGTCGTACTTCTTGCTCTGGGGAAGGTCGTCGGCCAGGTCCGACATGAGCGCGGGCAGCCGGCGCTCCCAGAAGTCGCTGTCCGTCCGGTCGCCGTCCGGGGCGCCCCACTGCCTGCCGAACTCGTGGAAAGTGCCCACGAACGCCGGCCGCTCCTTGCGGTTCCACGACTGGACCTCGCGCTTGAGGTACTCGGCCAGGCCCAGGGAGTAGCAGAGCATCGCCACGCGCTGGGGCCGCTGACCGCTGCGGCCCTTGGTCAGCTGCTTGGCCTGCTGCAGCGCCAGGACCGTCTTTCCGCTGCCGGCCCCGCCGCGCACCTCGACCCGGTGCAGCAGTCGGGTGACCCCGAGGATCGCGGACTGCTCCTGCGTGAGGCGGTCCGCGGCGGCGGCGCGCTCGTCGGAGTCGGCGTTGATGTCGTACCTCGTGGTGAGGCGCCCCGTCAGGATCTCGACGATCAGGTCCACCTCATCCGCCGTCGGCGGGAGCTTGCCGTGCTGCTGCCGGGCCGCGTTGTCGCGCAGGCGCGTCACGAGGTCGTGCTGGTCGTCCCGGTCGTGCAGCATCCAGCGGGGACACTCGGGCAGGTCGAACTCGTCATCGAAGGCGGAGTACGGGGTGACGACCGCGTGGCCCCAGGCGACGTGGTTGCGCCGGCTCCACCGCTCGTCGTGGCCCACGTAGTTCCGGATGGCGTACTTGGTGCCGCGCACCTGGTCGACGGGGTGGATGACCGTGGGACGTCCGTTGCGGCTGATGAGCCAGCGGTCGCCGTCGTGCCACACGCTCCCGCCCTTGACCTCGACGACCACGATCCCGACGTCCGGCATCAGCACGACCAGGTCGGCCTCGTGGTCCTTCGTCTCGTCCGTGAGTCGCAGGTTGGCGATCAGGACGTCATCGGGGCCGAGTCCGTCCCGCAGCCGCGTCCAGACCTCCTGCTCGGAGGCGGTCGTGAACTGTGGTGCGGACGGGATCAAGCGAGGCATGACGGCACGATGTCATGGCGCCGCGTCGCTGTCCGGAAGTTCCCGGGACGCGAGCCCGGCGACCCCCGGTTAGCGTGGGGCACATGACGGTTCCCACTCTCACCTTGAACAACGGCGTCCAGATCCCCCAGTTCGGCTACGGGACCTGGCAGGTGCCGCCGGAGACGGCGCAGGACCGCGTGGCCGAGGCGTTGGACATCGGCTACCGGCACATCGACACCGCTCAGATGTACGGCAACGAGGAGGGCGTCGGCGCGGCGATCGCGGCCTCCGGTCTGCCCCGTGACGAGGTCTTCGTCACGACGAAGCTGAACAACAACCGGCACGATCCCGAGCGCGTCGGCCCGGCGCTGGACGAGTCGCTGGAGAAGCTCGGTCTCGAGCGCGTCGACCTGTTCCTCATCCACTGGCCGCTGCCCATGATCGACATCGACTTCGTCGACACGTGGCGCGCCATGGAGGAGGCCTACGCGGCCGGCAAGGCCCGCGCGATCGGCGTCTCGAACTTCCAGCCGTCGCACCTGCGTCGCGTCGTCCAGGAGGCCACGGTCGTCCCCGCGGTCAACCAGATCGAGATTCACCCGTACTTCACCCAGGACGAGCTGCGCGCCGTGAACAGCGAGCTCGGCATCGCCACCGAGGCCTGGTCCCCGCTGGCCCAGGGCCAGGTGTTCGACGACGCGGCGCTGGAGGCGATCGCGCGCAGCACCGGCCGCAGCGTCTCGCAGGTCGTCCTGCGCTGGCACCTGCAGCGCGGCGACATCGTGTTCCCGAAGGCCTCGTCGGTCGAGCGGCTGAAGCAGAACTTCGACCTGTTCGACTTCGAGCTCTCCGACGCCGACATGGGCGCCATCTCGGCCTTGGACGCCGGCCGCCGGATCGGCGCGGACCCTGACGAGATGAGCTGGGTCCCCGAAGGCTGAGGTCCCAGCGCGCGCCGCGCCTCGATCGGGCACGATGTGCCCATGGCCTACTACTACTGCTTGAAGCACCATGCCGTCGAAGGCGATCACGGTTGCAAGGCCGCCGACCGCATGGGGCCGTACGAGACCGAGGACGAGGCGTCGCGCGCGCTGGAGATCGCCCGCGAGAAGACGAAGGCGTGGGACGAGGACCCGACGTGGAACGACGACGTGCCCGAGTCGGGCACGCCTGAGTGACGCTGCGCGACGACCTTCGGTCCCGGCCCTGGCTGATCGCCTGGATCCTCCTGGTGCTGCCGCTGGCGTGGTGGACCGTGCAGCTCGTCGCAGGTGGGTGGGTCCCGCACGGTGACACCGCGGTGGCTGCCGTGCGGGTCCACGACGTGTTCGGGTCGCACACCCCACTGCTCGGCATGCCCTCCACGAGCGGGCTGGCCGTGGAAGGCGTCCACGCCCACCACCCGGGGCCGCTGCAGTTCCAGCTGCTGGCGCCGCTGTACGCCCTGACCGGTCACGCGCCGTGGGCCCTCGTCGTGGGGTCGTTCGTCCTGATCGCGACCCTGCTGGCGCTGGCACTGGCCGCCGCGAACGCCGCCGGCGGCCGGCGCGGGGCGATCGCGGTCGCCGTCGCACAGGCGGTCGCGCTCCCGGTGGTGGGCGCGGGCCTCGTCACCCCGTGGAACCCGTGGGTCGCCATGGTCGCGTTCACGGCGGCCGTCGCGTCCGGTTGGGCGATCCTCGTCGGCCGCGGACGGTGGTGGCCCGTCTTCATCGTGACGCTCTCCCTGGCCGCGCAGTCCCACCTCGCCGTCGCGCCCGTGGCGGTCGTGCTGGGGGTGGTGGCACTGGTCGCCTCGGTCGTGCTGTGGCGTGCCGGCCTGCTGCAGATGAGCCGAGGCACCGTCATCCTGACCGCCGTCCTGGGTCTCGTCTGCTGGGTCGCCCCGCTCGCGGACGTCGCGACGCGTCGTCCGCACAACCTGGAGCTGTTGCTGCGGGTCGCCGGCGCCGGGGACGGCGCGCCCGTCCTCTCGGTCGTCGTGCTGGCGGGGGCCGGCGCGCTGTTGTGGTGGCTCCATCGGCATGGCGGGGGAGTGGCCTCGGGGAGGCCATCGGTCGTGGTCCCCTGGGTTGCCATCGTCACGGCCGTCCTGCTGCTGTCGGCGACCCGCGCCGGCGGTGGACGGGCCGGCTACATCGCCATCGGGCTGCCGGCCGTGCTGATCCTGCTGACGTGGCCCGTCGTGGGCTGGTGGAGCCGGTCCCGGCACGCCCGGGCAGCCGCCGGCGTCCTCGTCGCCGTGGTGGCCCTCGGTCTGCTGCTGGTCCCTCGACCGTTCGAGCGGCTCATCGGCGCGGACGCCGATCGTGCGGCGGTCGTGGTCGAGCGCGCCCGCCAGGTGGCGCGGGGGATCGACGGGCCGGTCGTGATCCGGTCGACCGGGAGTACCGCCTGGGCCGACATCGCTCCAGCGGTCTATGCCGCACTCGTAGCCGGCGGGCGCGAGGTCTACTTCGAGCCCCGGGTCGACGGGCAGCGCGAGGACGACTTCCGTCACCCGCGCCACCTGGACGCCCCTCACCGCACGCTGCTCGTCGACAGCTACGCGGATCGGCCCCAGCCGGCACCGGAGGGGGCCGTGGTCGAGCGGGTCGAACTGCCCGAGCGGCCGGAGGCTCCCGCGCCCGGCGGCGACCGTTACGTCGACCTGGTCCTGACCCCGGCGGGGTGAGGGCGGCTCAGCTCTCGAAGACGTGCTCGGGGCCGGGGAAGGTCCCGTCGGCGACCTCGCTCTGGAACTGGTCGACGGCGCCGGCGATGATGCCGCGCAGATCGGCGTACTGCTTGACGAAGCGCGGCGCCTTGCCCGACCGCAGGCCCAGCATGTCCTGCCACACCAGCACCTGGGCGTCACAGTCCGCGCCGGCGCCGATGCCGATCGTGGGGATGTGCAGCGTGGCGGTGATCTCGGCGGCGACAGGCGCCGGGACCATCTCCATCACGACGCTGAAGGCTCCGGCGTCCTGGACGGCCAGGGCGTCGTCGATGAGCTTCTGGCGGGCGTCGCCGCGACCCTGGACCCGGTAGCCGCCGAGGTTGTGCTCGGACTGGGGCGTGAAGCCGATGTGCGCCATCACCGGGATGCCGCCCTCGGTGAGCTTGCGGATCTGGGGGGCCATCTCGGCGCCGCCCTCGAGCTTGACCGCGTGCGCCAGACCCTCCTTCATGAACCGGACGCCGGTGTCGTAGGCCTGCTCGGGCGAGCGCTGGTAGGAGCCGAAGGGCAGGTCGGCGACGACCAAGGCGCGCCGGACCGAGCGCGTGACGCCCTTCGTGAGGGCGAGCATCTCGTCCACCGTGATCGGCAGGGACGACTCGTAGCCGTACACGTTGTTGGCGGCGGAGTCGCCGATGAACACGACCGGGACACCGGCCTCGTCGAAGATCTGCGCGGTGTACTGGTCGTAGCTGGTGAGCATCACCCACTTGTGGCCCTCGGACTTCCACTTCGCGAGGTGGTGGGTGCGGACCTTGCGCACGTCGGGCGAGGTCGTCGGACGGGAACCGTAGGGTGCGGGCTCTTCAGTCATGGCGATCACAGTAGTCCCCGGCACGTGTCGCGAACGGCCCGTAGACTGCCGAGGTCCTCGACCCCGTCCCGCGCAAGGAACCCGTGCCGACCTCGCCCGCCTCGATCCGCACCCGGATCGGCCGCCGCCTCGCCGTACGAGAACATCTCTGGTTCTGGACGGTCTTCGCCGTCCTGCTGCTGCCGATCGCCTGGTGGTTCGTCTCGCGCCTCGGCGAGGGCTGGCTGCCCCAGGGTGACGACGCGATGATCGCCATCCGGGCCCACGACGCGTGGACCGGACACTGGCCCCTGGTCGGCATGCGCTCGACCAGCGACCAGACGGTCGACGGGGTGTTCGCGTACCACCCCGGGCCGCTGGAGTTCTACGTGATCGGCCTGCCGTACCTGCTCTCCAGCTGGCACGTGTGGGGCCTGCTGCTCGGCTGCGCCCTCGTGCTGGCGGCGTTCGTCGGCGTCACGCTGTGGTCGGGCTACCGTGCCGCCGGCCGGCCCGGGCTGCTCGTCATGGCCGGTGCCACGATCACGCTCTACGGACTGTTCGGCTCGGTGCTGGTGCTGCCGTGGAACCCGTGGCCGACCGTCTTCGGCCTGCTGGCGAGCCTCGCGGTCGCCTGGCGGATGCTGTTGGGTCACCGAGGGCTGTGGCCGTTGTTCATGGTGTGCGTCAGCTGGACGGGCCAGGCGCACCTGGGCGTCACGCCGGTCGTGGGCCTGCTGGGCGTGTGGATGCTCGCGCTGACCCTCCGGCGGTGGTGGCGCGGCTACCGCAGCGCACCGGGCGCTGTCAGCAAGACCCTGATGGTGACACTCGTGTGCTGGGCGGGTCCGATGATCGAGGTGGTGACCTATTCACCCAACAACATCGGCGAGATCCTGGCGCTGACCACCGCCGAGAAGACCGAGGACACGGCGCGGGGCCAGGCATGGGTCCACCTCAGCCAGATGATGTTCCCGTGGACACGCCGGTGGCGTGACGCGGGCGAGGCCACCTGGCCCGCCCTCGTGCTGCTGGCGGTCGCCGTCCTGGCCGTGGCGTGGCGGTGGCGCGACCGCCGTCTCCGTCGCCGGATCGATCCGGACGTCGACGCCGCGACCAGCGCCGTCGTCGTGGGGCTCTTCGCCCTCGTCGCGTGCTTCTGGGCCGGGACGCGCACCGGAGGCGACCTGCGCATCGTCTACCTGGACTTCACGATGGCCGGGCCCGTGTTCTTCACGGCCGCGGTCGCGCTGTGGGGCTTCCACCGCGCCCGGCTGACGCTGCAGGAGCGCGGCGAGACGCCTGCGCGCCTGCAGCAGTGGGGCCGCTTCGCCGCGGCGGCTGCGCTGGTCCTGCCGGCGGTGGGGGCCACCAGTGGCTGGGCCTCGGTCCGGACCTTCGTCGAGGCGGGCAACGAGGTCAACACCGAGCAGGCCCGGCTCGTGCTCGACGAACTGGTGCCCGTCCTGCAGAAGTGGCCGTACGCCGACCTGCCGGTCCAGCTCGAGGGCATGGGCTTCACGGCCTGGGGCAGCGTCGGACCGGCGGTGTCCCACGAGCTCATCGTCGAAGGACGTGACGTCTACTACGAGTCCTGGTGGCCCAAGTCCGCCGACGACGACCACCGCCGGCCGCGCGACATCGACGGCCAGCGGGTCGTGGTGCGATTCGAGGAGCGCGCGGGCGACACCGGCTGGGCCGATCCGCAGGAGCCGGCCGACGAGACGTTCACCTACCCGCTGCTGACCGACGAGGGCGACGGCGAGATCCGCGTCCTGGTGTCGGTCCGCGACGAGTGAGCTCCGCCCGCCGGCTCAGAGCTGCTCGCGCCAGCGGCTCGTGATCGGCACCCGCCGGTCGCGGCCGAAGTTGCGCTTGCTGATCTTCGGGCCCGGCGGGTACTGGCGACGCTTGTACTCCGCCCGGTCGACCAGGGTGACGACCTTCTCGACGATCTCGGCGTCGAATCCCTCGGCGACGACCTCGGCCGAGCTGAGGTCGCGCTCGACGTAGGCGTCGAGGATCCCGTCCAGCACGGGGTAGGGCGGCAGGCTGTCGGAGTCGCGCTGGCCCGGTCGCAGCTCGGCCGACGGCTCCTTCGAGATCGTGTTCGGCGGGATCGGGGGCGTCTCGCCCCGGGACTCGGCCCACGCGTTGCGCCACTTCGCCAGCTCCCACACGATCGTCTTGGGCACGTCCTTGATCGGGGCGTATCCACCGACCGCGTCGCCGTAGATCGTCGAGTAGCCGGTTGCCAGCTCGGACTTGTTGCCGCACGCCAGCACCAGATGGTTCTCGGCGTTCGACAGTCCCATCCAGATGACGGCGCGGATGCGGGCCTGCAGGTTCTCCTCGGCGATGCCCTCGAGGTGCAGCGCGTCCTGGTAGGCGTCGAAGATCGGGGCGATCGGGATCGTGCGCAGGTCCAGGCCGGTGCGCTGGGCCTGGTCGGCGGCGTCGGAGCGCGAGTGCTCGGTGGACCACTCGCTGGGGTTGGAGACGCCGAAGACGCGGTCCGGTCCCAGGGCGTCGCAGGCGAGGGCCGCGACGAGGGTGGAGTCGATGCCGCCGGACATGCCGAACAGGACCGAGCGGAAGCCGTTCTTCTCGACGTAGTCGCGCAGGCCCAGGACGATCGCCTGCCAACGCTCGCCCAGGTCGTCCCACCGCTCGGCCACCGAGGGCGCGGCGGGCTCGTAGGCCGGCAGCGGCTCCTGACTGATGATCGTGCGCTCGACCAGCAGCCCTTCGAAGCGGGTGCCCGGCTCCGGCATGGCTGCCGTGGCGGCCGGCAGGTCGAGGTCCACGACCAGCAGCTCGGTCTGGAACTGCGCGGCGCGGGCGACGAGCTCGCCACGGGTGTCGACGACCAGCGAGTCGCCGTCGAAGACCAGCTCGTCCTGTCCGCCGACGAGGTTGGCGTACGCCAGGGCGCACTCGCCCTCGACGGCGCGCCGGGCGCACAGCTCGAGGCGCTCGTCGTCCTTGGCGGCCTCGTACGGCGAGCCGTTCAGCACGACCAGCAGGCCGGCCTCGGCGGCCTTCGCGGCCCGGGAGGGGCCCTCCTGCCAGATGTCCTCGCAGATCGCGATCGCGATGTCGACGCCGTGCACCTGGACGATCTGCAGCCGCTCACCGGACACGAAGTGGCGGAACTCGTCGAAGACGCCGTAGTTGGGCAGGTGGTGCTTGTCGTAGCGGGCGACGACCGCGCCGTCGTGGATGATCGAGGCGGCGTTGACCGGTGCGTTCTTCGGGACGCCGAGGCGGTCGGGGATGTCCCGGGCGCGATCGAGATGGCCGACGATCACGACGAGGTCCTGCAGACCCTCCTGGACGAGCTGCTCGCTCAGGGACGCGACGGCGGCCTGCGAGCGCTCGATGAAGGAGCGACGGTAGGCGAGGTCCTCGATCGGATAGCCGGTCAGCGCCATCTCGGGTGTGACGAGCACGTGCGCCCCGGCAGCGTGCGCCTCACGCGCCTGCTGCAGGACGATCTCGAGGTTGCCGGCGACGTCTCCGACGACGGGGTTGACCTGGGCTAGGGCGAGACGAAGTTGAGGCACGGCACCCAGCGTAGGACGTGCCCGTGGGGCGGGCTGGGTGACGGTTTACCACGGTGCCATGGGAAGTTGGCGCCTCCCCAGGGAAACTTCCCTGGGGAGGCGCGGGTTTACCACGGGACCGTGGTAAACCGCGCCCACGAGCGACCGGGACCGGGCCCTACACTGACCGCATGAGTAAGCAGGAGGACTTCGTCCTACGCGCGATCGAGGAGCGGGACGTCCGCTTCGTCCGGCTGTGGTTCACCGACGTGCTCGGATCGTTGAAGTCGGTGGCCATCGCCCCGACCGAGCTCGAGGGCGCGTTCGAGGAGGGCATCGGCTTCGACGGCTCGGCCATCGAGGGCTTCGCCCGGGTGCACGAGGCCGACATGCTGGCCAAGCCCGACCCGACGTCGTTCCAGATCCTGCCGTGGCGCGGCGAGACCCCGGCGACCGCGCGGATGTTCTGCGACATCGCGATGCCTGACGGCAGCCCTTCGTACGCCGACCCCCGGTACGTGCTCAAGCGCGCGCTGGCCAAGGCGTCGGACGCGGGCTTCACCTTCTACACGCACCCCGAGATCGAGTTCTTCGTCTTCAAGAACAAGCCCGACCCCGGCACCCGCCCGGTCGCGGTCGACGACAGCGGCTACTTCGACCACACGGCCCAGGGCGCCAGCCAGGACTTCCGCCGCGAGGTCATCTCGATGCTCGAGGCGATGGGCATCTCGGTCGAGTTCAGCCACCACGAGGGCGGTCCCGGCCAGCAGGAGATCGACCTGCGGTACGCCGACGCCCTGTCGATGGCCGACAACATCATGACGTTCCGCACGATCGTGCGTGAGGTCGCGCTGAGTCAGGGCAAGTGGGCGTCGTTCATGCCCAAGCCGTTCACCGACCACCCGGGCTCGGGCATGCACACGCACGTCTCGCTGTTCGAGGGCGACGAGAACGTCTTCTACGAGGCCGGCGCCAAGTACCAGCTCAGCAAGACCGGGCGCGCGTTCATCGCCGGCATCTTGCACCACACGCCCGAGATCACGGCCGTGACGAACCAGTGGGTCAACTCCTACAAGCGTCTGGCGTGGGGCGGCGAGGCGCCGAACTACGTCTGCTGGGGCCACAACAACCGCTCGGCCCTCGTGCGGGTCCCGATGTACAAGCCGCACAAGTCCGGGTCGGCCCGCGTCGAGCTGCGCGCCCCCGACTCGGCCTGCAACCCGTACCTGGCGTACGCGCTGATCCTGGCCGCGGGCCTCAAGGGCATCGAGAACGACTACCCGCTGCCGCCCGAGGCCGAGGACGACGTGTGGTCGCTGAGCGAGAACGAGCGACGCGCGATGGGCATCTCGCCGCTGCCGCGCAACCTCGACGAGGCGATCCGCACGATGGAGACCAGCGAGCTGGTCGCCGAGACGCTCGGTGAGCACGTGTTCGACTTCTTCCTGCGCAACAAGCGAGCCGAGTGGCAGGACTACCGCTCGCAGGTGACGCAGTTCGAGATCGACCGTCTCATGCCGGTCCTCTAGGCGTCGCCGTGTCCCGATCGCGGTTCGCCGACCCGGAGTCCGCCCGGGCCAACCTGGCCCGGTTGGGCGAGGTCTCTGTGGACTTCGTCGACCAGATCTCTGCCGTCGCCGATCCCGACACCGCGCTGGCGTCCCTCGTGGCGCTGGCCGAGACCGACGACGGCCGCGGGGTCATCGAGGCGCTGGACGACGACCCCGTGCTGCGTCAGCGGGTCATGGTGGTGCTCGGCACGAGTCGCGCCATCGGCGACTTCTGGCGGCGCCACCCCCAGTACGTGATGGACCTCGTCGGCGAGAACCTGCTCGAGCGCCCGGCGACCGAGCCGGAGTACCGCGACTGGCTCACCGACGCCACGGACCCGGACACGCTGCGGGTGCGGTACCACCGCGAGCTCGCGGCCATCGCCGCGCGCGACCTGAACGCGCACACGACGTTCGCGCAGTCGTCGGCCGAGCTGTCGGACCTGGCGGTGGCCACGCTCGAGGCGGCCCTGCGGATCGCGGTGGCCAACGAGCCCGAGGCCGACCTGGTGCGGCTCGCGGTCATCGCGATGGGCAAGACCGGCGGCCACGAGCTGAACTACGTCAGCGACGTGGATGTGATCTTCGTGCACGAGCCGACCGAGGGCGCCGACGACCACCGCGCCACGGCCGTTGCGGCACGCCTGGCCTCGGCGATCATCAAGATCTGCGGTGAGCACACCGCCGAGGGCACCATCTGGGAGGTCGACCCGAACCTGCGGCCCGAGGGCAAGCAGGGTCCGTTGTCACGCACCCTGGCCAGCCACATCGCCTACTACGACCGGTGGGCGGTCACCTGGGAGTTCCAGGCGCTGCTCAAGGCCCGGTACGCCGCGGGCGACCGCGAGCTGGCCGACGAGTACCTCGCGGCGTTGCAGCCCTTGGTGTGGAAGGCCGCCGAGCGCGAGAACTTCGTGCCCGAGGTGCGACGGATGCGCCGGCGCGTCATCGAGAACATCCCGGCGGCGCACCGCGACCGTCAGCT
Above is a window of Aeromicrobium senzhongii DNA encoding:
- a CDS encoding aldo/keto reductase; this translates as MTVPTLTLNNGVQIPQFGYGTWQVPPETAQDRVAEALDIGYRHIDTAQMYGNEEGVGAAIAASGLPRDEVFVTTKLNNNRHDPERVGPALDESLEKLGLERVDLFLIHWPLPMIDIDFVDTWRAMEEAYAAGKARAIGVSNFQPSHLRRVVQEATVVPAVNQIEIHPYFTQDELRAVNSELGIATEAWSPLAQGQVFDDAALEAIARSTGRSVSQVVLRWHLQRGDIVFPKASSVERLKQNFDLFDFELSDADMGAISALDAGRRIGADPDEMSWVPEG
- a CDS encoding NAD+ synthase; protein product: MPQLRLALAQVNPVVGDVAGNLEIVLQQAREAHAAGAHVLVTPEMALTGYPIEDLAYRRSFIERSQAAVASLSEQLVQEGLQDLVVIVGHLDRARDIPDRLGVPKNAPVNAASIIHDGAVVARYDKHHLPNYGVFDEFRHFVSGERLQIVQVHGVDIAIAICEDIWQEGPSRAAKAAEAGLLVVLNGSPYEAAKDDERLELCARRAVEGECALAYANLVGGQDELVFDGDSLVVDTRGELVARAAQFQTELLVVDLDLPAATAAMPEPGTRFEGLLVERTIISQEPLPAYEPAAPSVAERWDDLGERWQAIVLGLRDYVEKNGFRSVLFGMSGGIDSTLVAALACDALGPDRVFGVSNPSEWSTEHSRSDAADQAQRTGLDLRTIPIAPIFDAYQDALHLEGIAEENLQARIRAVIWMGLSNAENHLVLACGNKSELATGYSTIYGDAVGGYAPIKDVPKTIVWELAKWRNAWAESRGETPPIPPNTISKEPSAELRPGQRDSDSLPPYPVLDGILDAYVERDLSSAEVVAEGFDAEIVEKVVTLVDRAEYKRRQYPPGPKISKRNFGRDRRVPITSRWREQL
- a CDS encoding nuclease-related domain-containing DEAD/DEAH box helicase, translated to MPRLIPSAPQFTTASEQEVWTRLRDGLGPDDVLIANLRLTDETKDHEADLVVLMPDVGIVVVEVKGGSVWHDGDRWLISRNGRPTVIHPVDQVRGTKYAIRNYVGHDERWSRRNHVAWGHAVVTPYSAFDDEFDLPECPRWMLHDRDDQHDLVTRLRDNAARQQHGKLPPTADEVDLIVEILTGRLTTRYDINADSDERAAAADRLTQEQSAILGVTRLLHRVEVRGGAGSGKTVLALQQAKQLTKGRSGQRPQRVAMLCYSLGLAEYLKREVQSWNRKERPAFVGTFHEFGRQWGAPDGDRTDSDFWERRLPALMSDLADDLPQSKKYDAVIVDEAQDFADDWWQPVLKSLRDENESGLFVYSDENQRIFARFGRPPVHLVPLVLDHNLRNTRQIHETFGPLAPSRMYARGGEGPGVRFLPAEAGDALAVADDAIDALLDEGWKAGNVCLLTTGRRHPIQVERTDFHDQSGYWETFFDDDDVFYGHVLGCKGLERRAVVLCVNESSVQERSRERLYVGMSRATDELIVVGDPKVIRDMGGLEVAKRLGIE
- a CDS encoding glutamine synthetase family protein, with protein sequence MSKQEDFVLRAIEERDVRFVRLWFTDVLGSLKSVAIAPTELEGAFEEGIGFDGSAIEGFARVHEADMLAKPDPTSFQILPWRGETPATARMFCDIAMPDGSPSYADPRYVLKRALAKASDAGFTFYTHPEIEFFVFKNKPDPGTRPVAVDDSGYFDHTAQGASQDFRREVISMLEAMGISVEFSHHEGGPGQQEIDLRYADALSMADNIMTFRTIVREVALSQGKWASFMPKPFTDHPGSGMHTHVSLFEGDENVFYEAGAKYQLSKTGRAFIAGILHHTPEITAVTNQWVNSYKRLAWGGEAPNYVCWGHNNRSALVRVPMYKPHKSGSARVELRAPDSACNPYLAYALILAAGLKGIENDYPLPPEAEDDVWSLSENERRAMGISPLPRNLDEAIRTMETSELVAETLGEHVFDFFLRNKRAEWQDYRSQVTQFEIDRLMPVL
- the panB gene encoding 3-methyl-2-oxobutanoate hydroxymethyltransferase — encoded protein: MTEEPAPYGSRPTTSPDVRKVRTHHLAKWKSEGHKWVMLTSYDQYTAQIFDEAGVPVVFIGDSAANNVYGYESSLPITVDEMLALTKGVTRSVRRALVVADLPFGSYQRSPEQAYDTGVRFMKEGLAHAVKLEGGAEMAPQIRKLTEGGIPVMAHIGFTPQSEHNLGGYRVQGRGDARQKLIDDALAVQDAGAFSVVMEMVPAPVAAEITATLHIPTIGIGAGADCDAQVLVWQDMLGLRSGKAPRFVKQYADLRGIIAGAVDQFQSEVADGTFPGPEHVFES